TCGTCGACGAGATCGGTGCGCTTGCGGACGCTGCCGAGCATCACCCCGACGTGGAGCTCACATATCCGGCCGTCACCGTCACCCTCACGACACACGAAGTCGATGGGCTCTCAGAGCGCGACGTGGAACTCGCACGTCAGATCTCGCAGGTTGCTCATGACAGCGGCATCCACGCTTCGTGATCGCAGTTCGGTCGGGCGCTCGCCCCGTGACACGGATGCTGGGGGTCGCCGCGGTGCTTGCACTCTGTCTGACCGCGTGTTCGTCCGGCGAAGAGTCCTTCCCCGGCACATGGGGGAGCGACGACTCCGGACAACCGAACCTCACAATCGACGATGACAGCTCATACAGCGGCTCAGACGGCTGCAATCGCGTCAACGGACAGGGAACAATCTCGGGCGACACGTTCCGCTTCGGCTCGATGATCGGCACCTTGATGGCCTGCGAGGGCGTCGACGACTGGCTGCGCCGGGCCGATACAGCCAAGGTCATCGACGGTGACCTCGTCGTCTACGACGACGAGGGCAAGAAGATCGGCACGCTCGACGGCGACTGACGAGTCGCCAACTAGCGACCGTCGACGAGCCGGATGAACGCACTCAGCTGCGCCAGTTCATCCGGCGTGTGCGGAAGATAGTCACTGAGCGACGGCGAGTACACGAGATGCGCAGCCCATTGCGCGCGTGAGATCGAGACGTTGAGGCGGTTTTTCATGAGCAGAAAGCCCATGCCCCGCGGCACCTCGGTGGGGTCGGATGCCGCGAGACTCACGATTGCGATCACGGCTTCCTGCCCCTGAAACTTGTCGACGGTCCCCACTCGAACAGCCGAGTGACCTGCCCTGTCGAGCGCTTCGCGAACGACCCCGACTTGCGCGTTGTACGGCGAGACGACGATGATGTCGCGCTCCGTCAACGGATCGCACTCGCGCCCGTCATCGGGGTCCGTCCAGCTCTCCCCGAGGTATTCACGAACGATCTCGACGACACGTGCCGCCTCTTCAGGCGACGATGTCGCGTTTCC
The Paramicrobacterium chengjingii DNA segment above includes these coding regions:
- a CDS encoding META domain-containing protein yields the protein MIAVRSGARPVTRMLGVAAVLALCLTACSSGEESFPGTWGSDDSGQPNLTIDDDSSYSGSDGCNRVNGQGTISGDTFRFGSMIGTLMACEGVDDWLRRADTAKVIDGDLVVYDDEGKKIGTLDGD
- a CDS encoding 4a-hydroxytetrahydrobiopterin dehydratase — its product is MVNRMSAEEFAEASGVADWEADETSAVATFATGTFSDGVSFVDEIGALADAAEHHPDVELTYPAVTVTLTTHEVDGLSERDVELARQISQVAHDSGIHAS